Proteins encoded together in one Coffea arabica cultivar ET-39 chromosome 2c, Coffea Arabica ET-39 HiFi, whole genome shotgun sequence window:
- the LOC140004266 gene encoding B-box zinc finger protein 20-like encodes MKIQCDVCNTEEASVFCSADEAALCQACDHRVHHANKLASKHHRFSLLHHPQKDSPICDICQERRAVLFCQQDRALLCRECDIPIHKANQHTQKHNRFLLTGVRLSASSSANQTPSSSSVSYAAGSTRTAKTESKSASSVNDPHNLRANSTAKTSKSTSNHLSFEIESHWTNQEGSVATSSISEYLTETLPGWHVEDFLDPPSSFPYGFCKVCSTLAFSFSFFFFIISFLGGGME; translated from the exons ATGAAGATCCAGTGTGACGTTTGCAATACAGAAGAGGCATCCGTTTTCTGTTCCGCGGATGAAGCAGCTCTATGCCAAGCATGcgaccatcgagttcatcacgCAAACAAGCTTGCTAGCAAGCATCATCGTTTCTCTCTTCTACACCATCCCCAGAAAGACTCCCCTATCTGTGACATTTGCCAG GAAAGGCGTGCAGTGCTGTTTTGTCAGCAAGATAGAGCCCTTCTTTGCAGGGAATGTGATATTCCAATACACAAAGCCAACCAACATACCCAAAAGCATAACAGGTTTCTTCTTACCGGAGTAAGGCTCTCAGCTTCTTCATCCGCAAACCAAACTCCATCATCCTCAAGTGTCTCGTACGCTGCTGGCAGCACAAGAACTGCTAAAACTGAAAGCAAGAGTGCTTCGAGTGTTAATGATCCACACAATCTCAGGGCCAACTCAACTGCAAAGACTTCTAAATCAACATCAAATCATCTTAGTTTTGAGATTGAGAGTCACTGGACGAACCAAGAAGGTTCTGTCGCTACCAGTAGTATATCAGAGTACCTCACGGAGACATTACCAGGATGGCATGTTGAAGATTTTCTTGATCCACCTTCATCTTTTCCTTATGGTTTCTGTAAGGTTTGCAGCactcttgctttttctttttcctttttcttttttataataTCCTTTCTTGGTGGTGGAATGGAGTGA
- the LOC140035081 gene encoding kinesin-like protein KIN-7D, mitochondrial isoform X2, with product MEGINGTVFAYGVTSSGKTHTMHGDQNSPGIIPLAIKDVFSIIQDTPGCEFLLRVSYLEIYNEVINDLLDPTGQNLRVREDAQGTYVEGIKEEVVLSPGHALSFIAAGEEHRHVGSNNFNLFSSRSHTIFTLMIESSAHGDDYDGVIFSQLNLIDLAGSESSKTETTGIRRKEGSYINKSLLTLGTVIGKLSEGKASHVPYRDSKLTRLLQSSLSGHGHVSLICTVTPASSNMEETHNTLKFANRAKCVEIYASRNKIIDEKSLIKKYQKEISCLKEELDQLRRGMLVGVSHEEIISLRQQLEEGQVKMQSRLEEEEEAKAALLSRIQRLTKLILVSSKNTIPGCLSDASSHQRAQSVCEDEKLDVLRDGSLLIDGENQKDSLSSKWNDDMSQAGSTITESTHAGEVINGSSCNLKLPTDGMTMSDQMDLLVEQVKLLAGEIAFSSSTLKRLVEQSANDPESSKDQIQNLEHDILEKKKQMRILEQRIVESGEASIANASIVEMQQTLMKLMTQCSEKGFELEIKSADNRILQEQLQNKCAENLELLEKISFLELQLASATGDKSSPSAPFPEHCASDEYVDELKKKVQVQEIENEKLKLEHVQFLEENSGLRVQNQKLSEEASYAKELASAAAVELKNLAGEVTKLSLQNAKLEKELLASRELINSRSLNVQSGTGGNRKNNEGPRPGRRGRVSSRVNEVSGLVHDDFDVWNLDHEDLKMELQARKQREAAMEAALAEKEVLEDEYRKRVEEAKKREAALENDLANMWVLVAQLKKEGGAIQEPKHNDIQNDSGEHPNDSKIDVVCEDQIVVEVKPPDPITLSADIHREEPLVARLKARMQEMKEKELRYLGNGDINSHVCKICFESPTAAMLLPCRHFCLCKSCSLACSECPICRTKIADRIFAFT from the exons ATGGAAGGGATAAATG GAACTGTATTTGCTTATGGTGTTACGAGCAGTGGAAAGACACATACTATGCAT GGTGACCAAAACTCTCCTGGCATAATACCACTGGCAATAAAGGATGTTTTCAGCATTATTCAAGAT ACTCCTGGGTGTGAATTCTTACTTCGCGTGTCCTATCTTGAAATTTACAATGAG GTGATCAACGACTTGCTGGACCCAACTGGTCAAAATTTACGTGTAAGAGAAGATGCACAG GGAACTTATGTTGAGGGTATAAAAGAAGAGGTTGTTTTGTCACCTGGCCACGCTCTGTCGTTTATTGCTGCAGGGGAAG AGCATCGACATGTGGGTTCAAACAATTTTAATCTATTCAGTAGCCGTAGTCACACAATATTCACTTTG ATGATTGAGAGTAGTGCCCACGGAGATGATTATGACGGAGTTATATTTTCTCAGCTT AATTTAATAGATTTAGCTGGATCTGAAAGCTCTAAGACAGAAACAACTGGAATTAGGCGAAAGGAAGGATCATACATCAATAAAAGTCTTCTAACTCTTGGAACT GTAATTGGAAAACTAAGTGAGGGCAAGGCATCTCATGTTCCATATCGAGATTCTAAACTCACCCGCCTACTGCAATCATCACTGAGTGGGCATGGCCATGTTTCT CTTATATGCACTGTAACTCCTGCATCAAGTAACATGGAGGAAACTCATAATACATTGAAATTTGCAAACAGAGCCAAATGTGTAGAGATTTATGCCTCGCGTAATAAG ATTATTGATGAAAAATCGTTGATTAAGAAGTATCAAAAAGAAATATCATGTCTTAAAGAAGAACTTGATCAGCTAAGAAGGGGCATGCTTGTTGGTGTGAGTCATGAAGAGATTATTAGCTTAAGGCAACAG TTGGAAGAAGGACAAGTTAAAATGCAATCAAGAttggaggaagaggaagaagcaAAGGCTGCTCTGTTGAGCAGAATTCAGAGGCTAACCAAACTAATCCTTGTTTCTTCTAAAAATACAATTCCAGGATGCTTGAGTGATGCATCCAGCCATCAGAGGGCTCAATCAGTGTGTGAAGATGAG AAATTGGATGTTCTACGTGATGGTTCTTTGCTCATAGATGGAGAGAATCAGAAAGATTCCTTATCCAGCAAATGGAATGATGATATGTCGCAAGCTGGAAGTACGATTACCGAATCAACTCATGCGGGCGAAGTTATCAATGGTTCTTCCTGTAATTTGAAACTGCCCACG GATGGGATGACAATGTCAGATCAGATGGACCTTCTTGTTGAGCAAGTGAAGTTGCTAGCTGGCGAGATTGCATTCAGCAGTAGTACTTTGAAACGATTGGTTGAGCAATCTGCAAATGATCCGGAAAGCTCAAAAGATCAA ATTCAGAATTTAGAACACGATATCCTAGAGAAGAAAAAGCAAATGAGGATCTTAGAGCAACGCATAGTTGAGAGTGGTGAAGCGTCAATTGCTAATGCTTCTATCGTTGAAATGCAGCAG ACTTTGATGAAACTGATGACCCAGTGCAGTGAAAAAGGTTTTGAGCTTGAG ATAAAATCAGCAGACAATCGTATCCTGCAAGAACAATTGCAGAACAAG TGTGCAGAAAACCTGGAATTACTAGAGAAAATTAGTTTTCTGGAGCTCCAGCTAGCATCAGCCACTGGTGACAAATCATCACCTTCTGCACCCTTTCCTGAGCATTGTGCATCAGATGAATATGTTGATGAGTTGAAAAAAAAGGTTCAGGTTCAG GAGATTGAAAATGAGAAGTTAAAGCTTGAGCATGTCCAGTTTCTAGAGGAGAACAGTGGCTTGCGAGTGCAGAATCAGAAATTGTCTGAGGAAGCTTCCTATGCAAAGGAACTGGCTTCTGCTGCTGCCGTGGAATTGAAAAATTTAGCAGGTGAAGTGACAAAGCTTTCGCTGCAGAATGCAAAACTAGAAAAGGAATTGTTGGCTTCTAGAGAGCTAATAAACTCTAGGAGTTTGAACGTGCAATCCGGAACTGGAGGCAATCGTAAGAATAATGAGGGTCCTAGGCCTGGACGCAGGGGCCGTGTATCTAGCCGAGTAAATGAAGTTTCAGGACTGGTCCATGATGATTTTGATGTATGGAATCTTGATCACGAGGATCTGAAAATGGAGCTGCAGGCTAGGAAGCAACGAGAGGCTGCCATGGAGGCTGCCTTGGCAGAGAAAGAAGTTCTAGAAGATGAATACAGAAAAAGGGTTGAAGAAGCAAAGAAAAGGGAGGCAGCCTTGGAAAATGATTTAGCAAACATGTGGGTGCTTGTTGCCCAGTTGAAAAAAGAAGGGGGTGCTATACAAGAACCAAAGCACAATGACATTCAGAATGATAGTGGAGAACATCCAAATGATTCCAAAATAGATGTTGTTTGTGAAGATCAAATTGTAGTAGAGGTGAAACCTCCGGATCCAATAACACTGTCTGCTGACATTCACCGTGAAGAACCTCTTGTTGCGCGTCTTAAG GCTCGGATGCAAGAGATGAAGGAAAAAGAACTCAGGTACCTCGGAAATGGAGACATAAATTCTCATGTCTGTAAAATATGTTTTGAGTCCCCTACAGCAGCAATGCTTCTTCCTTGCCGTCATTTTTGTT TGTGTAAATCTTGTTCCCTTGCATGCTCCGAATGCCCCATTTGTCGAACTAAGATTGCTGATAGGATTTTTGCCTTCACTTGA
- the LOC140035081 gene encoding kinesin-like protein KIN-7D, mitochondrial isoform X1 has protein sequence MAASSSRGRSSSPFHYRKQSSPYSSSSSSSSLMNGRLMPRSCSSSAASYYGSANGYAARSMTPGRSRSDSAYSRGYNSRSPVDFPSADELMAEPVDTSRSGDSISVTIRFRPLSEREYQRGDEIAWYADGDKIVRNEYNPVTAYAFDRVFGQNTSTQEVYEVAARPVVKAAMEGINGTVFAYGVTSSGKTHTMHGDQNSPGIIPLAIKDVFSIIQDTPGCEFLLRVSYLEIYNEVINDLLDPTGQNLRVREDAQGTYVEGIKEEVVLSPGHALSFIAAGEEHRHVGSNNFNLFSSRSHTIFTLMIESSAHGDDYDGVIFSQLNLIDLAGSESSKTETTGIRRKEGSYINKSLLTLGTVIGKLSEGKASHVPYRDSKLTRLLQSSLSGHGHVSLICTVTPASSNMEETHNTLKFANRAKCVEIYASRNKIIDEKSLIKKYQKEISCLKEELDQLRRGMLVGVSHEEIISLRQQLEEGQVKMQSRLEEEEEAKAALLSRIQRLTKLILVSSKNTIPGCLSDASSHQRAQSVCEDEKLDVLRDGSLLIDGENQKDSLSSKWNDDMSQAGSTITESTHAGEVINGSSCNLKLPTDGMTMSDQMDLLVEQVKLLAGEIAFSSSTLKRLVEQSANDPESSKDQIQNLEHDILEKKKQMRILEQRIVESGEASIANASIVEMQQTLMKLMTQCSEKGFELEIKSADNRILQEQLQNKCAENLELLEKISFLELQLASATGDKSSPSAPFPEHCASDEYVDELKKKVQVQEIENEKLKLEHVQFLEENSGLRVQNQKLSEEASYAKELASAAAVELKNLAGEVTKLSLQNAKLEKELLASRELINSRSLNVQSGTGGNRKNNEGPRPGRRGRVSSRVNEVSGLVHDDFDVWNLDHEDLKMELQARKQREAAMEAALAEKEVLEDEYRKRVEEAKKREAALENDLANMWVLVAQLKKEGGAIQEPKHNDIQNDSGEHPNDSKIDVVCEDQIVVEVKPPDPITLSADIHREEPLVARLKARMQEMKEKELRYLGNGDINSHVCKICFESPTAAMLLPCRHFCLCKSCSLACSECPICRTKIADRIFAFT, from the exons ATGGCGGCGTCTTCATCGAGAGGACGAAGCAGCTCGCCGTTTCACTACAGAAAGCAATCGAGTCCGTACTCCTCCTCATCGTCATCGTCATCTTTAATGAACGGTCGGCTTATGCCGCGCTCCTGCTCCTCCTCGGCAGCGTCATATTACGGCTCGGCAAATGGATACGCGGCCAGATCCATGACCCCTGGCCGAAGTAGGAGTGATTCGGCTTACTCGCGAGGTTATAATAGCCGTTCGCCTGTTGATTTTCCATCCGCGGATGAGCTTATGGCGGAGCCTGTGGATACATCAAGATCGGGGGATAGTATTTCAGTCACCATTCGATTTCGGCCTTTGAG CGAGCGGGAATATCAGAGAGGAGATGAGATTGCTTGGTATGCAGATGGCGATAAAATTGTGCGAAATGAGTACAATCCTGTGACAGCTTATGCATTCG ATAGAGTATTTGGACAAAATACAAGTACGCAGGAGGTTTACGAAGTAGCAGCTCGACCTGTGGTTAAGGCTGCAATGGAAGGGATAAATG GAACTGTATTTGCTTATGGTGTTACGAGCAGTGGAAAGACACATACTATGCAT GGTGACCAAAACTCTCCTGGCATAATACCACTGGCAATAAAGGATGTTTTCAGCATTATTCAAGAT ACTCCTGGGTGTGAATTCTTACTTCGCGTGTCCTATCTTGAAATTTACAATGAG GTGATCAACGACTTGCTGGACCCAACTGGTCAAAATTTACGTGTAAGAGAAGATGCACAG GGAACTTATGTTGAGGGTATAAAAGAAGAGGTTGTTTTGTCACCTGGCCACGCTCTGTCGTTTATTGCTGCAGGGGAAG AGCATCGACATGTGGGTTCAAACAATTTTAATCTATTCAGTAGCCGTAGTCACACAATATTCACTTTG ATGATTGAGAGTAGTGCCCACGGAGATGATTATGACGGAGTTATATTTTCTCAGCTT AATTTAATAGATTTAGCTGGATCTGAAAGCTCTAAGACAGAAACAACTGGAATTAGGCGAAAGGAAGGATCATACATCAATAAAAGTCTTCTAACTCTTGGAACT GTAATTGGAAAACTAAGTGAGGGCAAGGCATCTCATGTTCCATATCGAGATTCTAAACTCACCCGCCTACTGCAATCATCACTGAGTGGGCATGGCCATGTTTCT CTTATATGCACTGTAACTCCTGCATCAAGTAACATGGAGGAAACTCATAATACATTGAAATTTGCAAACAGAGCCAAATGTGTAGAGATTTATGCCTCGCGTAATAAG ATTATTGATGAAAAATCGTTGATTAAGAAGTATCAAAAAGAAATATCATGTCTTAAAGAAGAACTTGATCAGCTAAGAAGGGGCATGCTTGTTGGTGTGAGTCATGAAGAGATTATTAGCTTAAGGCAACAG TTGGAAGAAGGACAAGTTAAAATGCAATCAAGAttggaggaagaggaagaagcaAAGGCTGCTCTGTTGAGCAGAATTCAGAGGCTAACCAAACTAATCCTTGTTTCTTCTAAAAATACAATTCCAGGATGCTTGAGTGATGCATCCAGCCATCAGAGGGCTCAATCAGTGTGTGAAGATGAG AAATTGGATGTTCTACGTGATGGTTCTTTGCTCATAGATGGAGAGAATCAGAAAGATTCCTTATCCAGCAAATGGAATGATGATATGTCGCAAGCTGGAAGTACGATTACCGAATCAACTCATGCGGGCGAAGTTATCAATGGTTCTTCCTGTAATTTGAAACTGCCCACG GATGGGATGACAATGTCAGATCAGATGGACCTTCTTGTTGAGCAAGTGAAGTTGCTAGCTGGCGAGATTGCATTCAGCAGTAGTACTTTGAAACGATTGGTTGAGCAATCTGCAAATGATCCGGAAAGCTCAAAAGATCAA ATTCAGAATTTAGAACACGATATCCTAGAGAAGAAAAAGCAAATGAGGATCTTAGAGCAACGCATAGTTGAGAGTGGTGAAGCGTCAATTGCTAATGCTTCTATCGTTGAAATGCAGCAG ACTTTGATGAAACTGATGACCCAGTGCAGTGAAAAAGGTTTTGAGCTTGAG ATAAAATCAGCAGACAATCGTATCCTGCAAGAACAATTGCAGAACAAG TGTGCAGAAAACCTGGAATTACTAGAGAAAATTAGTTTTCTGGAGCTCCAGCTAGCATCAGCCACTGGTGACAAATCATCACCTTCTGCACCCTTTCCTGAGCATTGTGCATCAGATGAATATGTTGATGAGTTGAAAAAAAAGGTTCAGGTTCAG GAGATTGAAAATGAGAAGTTAAAGCTTGAGCATGTCCAGTTTCTAGAGGAGAACAGTGGCTTGCGAGTGCAGAATCAGAAATTGTCTGAGGAAGCTTCCTATGCAAAGGAACTGGCTTCTGCTGCTGCCGTGGAATTGAAAAATTTAGCAGGTGAAGTGACAAAGCTTTCGCTGCAGAATGCAAAACTAGAAAAGGAATTGTTGGCTTCTAGAGAGCTAATAAACTCTAGGAGTTTGAACGTGCAATCCGGAACTGGAGGCAATCGTAAGAATAATGAGGGTCCTAGGCCTGGACGCAGGGGCCGTGTATCTAGCCGAGTAAATGAAGTTTCAGGACTGGTCCATGATGATTTTGATGTATGGAATCTTGATCACGAGGATCTGAAAATGGAGCTGCAGGCTAGGAAGCAACGAGAGGCTGCCATGGAGGCTGCCTTGGCAGAGAAAGAAGTTCTAGAAGATGAATACAGAAAAAGGGTTGAAGAAGCAAAGAAAAGGGAGGCAGCCTTGGAAAATGATTTAGCAAACATGTGGGTGCTTGTTGCCCAGTTGAAAAAAGAAGGGGGTGCTATACAAGAACCAAAGCACAATGACATTCAGAATGATAGTGGAGAACATCCAAATGATTCCAAAATAGATGTTGTTTGTGAAGATCAAATTGTAGTAGAGGTGAAACCTCCGGATCCAATAACACTGTCTGCTGACATTCACCGTGAAGAACCTCTTGTTGCGCGTCTTAAG GCTCGGATGCAAGAGATGAAGGAAAAAGAACTCAGGTACCTCGGAAATGGAGACATAAATTCTCATGTCTGTAAAATATGTTTTGAGTCCCCTACAGCAGCAATGCTTCTTCCTTGCCGTCATTTTTGTT TGTGTAAATCTTGTTCCCTTGCATGCTCCGAATGCCCCATTTGTCGAACTAAGATTGCTGATAGGATTTTTGCCTTCACTTGA